Proteins co-encoded in one Puntigrus tetrazona isolate hp1 chromosome 20, ASM1883169v1, whole genome shotgun sequence genomic window:
- the susd6 gene encoding sushi domain-containing protein 6 isoform X1, with protein MCNGMVACETRASLAHRVAATSLLLLLLGMLPTGQASGCPRPSVVPHGRGNLTETNRGSFSVGTLLQYSCDPGYTLDGYSIITCTVSGHWSSDPPRCVKNDVCQPPSEPENGGYNCHPSPCHRLTQGTVIEYFCDEGYILKGGYQFRTCDNGEWKSSMQISCHPVKEEEQQSPLPMPALSIVASTASSVALILLLVVLFVLLQPKLKSFHHSRSREQGVSGQPTSIMVEGVQVSLPSYEEAVYGAGGSSVPPPESRVQIVLSEGPQAEGLNEPLEQAQASYSFPSTSTAASSCHAETVLVHQVPSSSSPSSSSSPSWAAEQPGAAAPLHRRQSSESSDQHSLLSVTSAEDYGDDIPLLKEA; from the exons ATGTGCAATGGAATGGTAGCGTGTGAGACAAGAGCCTCGCTCGCTCACAGGGTGGCCGCTACATCcctgctgctcctcctcctcggCATGCTCCCCACAGGCCAAGCTTCAG GTTGTCCCAGACCCTCAGTTGTGCCTCATGGCCGTGGGAACCTGACAGAAACAAATCGCGGCTCCTTCTCTGTTGGCACGCTGCTACAATACAGCTGTGATCCAGGATACACGCTGGATGGCTACAGCATCATCACCTGCACCGTCTCAGGCCACTGGTCCTCGGATCCGCCTCGCTGTGTTAAAAATGACG TTTGTCAGCCACCAAGTGAGCCGGAGAACGGAGGATATAACTGCCACCCCTCGCCGTGCCACAGACTGACCCAGGGCACCGTGATCGAGTACTTCTGTGATGAGGGTTACATTTTGAAAGGAGGATACCAATTCCGAACCTGTGACAATGGAGAGTGGAAGTCGTCCATGCAGATCAGCTGTCACCCTGTTAAAG AAGAGGAGCAGCAGTCCCCGCTGCCAATGCCGGCTCTGTCTATTGTGGCCTCCACTGCCAGCTCTGTGGCCCTCATCCTGCTGCTGGTGgtgctgtttgttttgcttcAGCCCAAACTGAAGTCCTTCCACCACAGCCG CAGCCGGGAGCAGGGTGTGTCAGGACAGCCTACCTCCATCATGGTGGAGGGCGTTCAGGTCTCGCTGCCCTCCTACGAAGAGGCAGTGTATGGCGCAGGCGGCAGTTCTGTGCCCCCTCCTGAGTCCCGGGTTCAGATCGTGCTTTCGGAGGGCCCTCAGGCCGAGGGTTTGAACGAACCTCTTGAACAGGCTCAGGCGAGCTACAGTTTTCCCTCCACCTCGACAGCTGCGTCCTCGTGTCACGCAGAGACTGTATTGGTTCACCAGGTgccctcttcctcctctccatcctcctcttcctctccctcctGGGCTGCTGAGCAGCCTGGTGCCGCTGCACCTCTCCACCGCAGGCAGAGCAGCGAGAGCAGCGATCAGCACAGCTTGCTTTCGGTCACCTCTGCCGAAGACTATGGCGATG ATATTCCATTGCTTAAGGAagcctga
- the susd6 gene encoding sushi domain-containing protein 6 isoform X2 yields MCNGMVACETRASLAHRVAATSLLLLLLGMLPTGQASGCPRPSVVPHGRGNLTETNRGSFSVGTLLQYSCDPGYTLDGYSIITCTVSGHWSSDPPRCVKNDVCQPPSEPENGGYNCHPSPCHRLTQGTVIEYFCDEGYILKGGYQFRTCDNGEWKSSMQISCHPVKEEEQQSPLPMPALSIVASTASSVALILLLVVLFVLLQPKLKSFHHSRREQGVSGQPTSIMVEGVQVSLPSYEEAVYGAGGSSVPPPESRVQIVLSEGPQAEGLNEPLEQAQASYSFPSTSTAASSCHAETVLVHQVPSSSSPSSSSSPSWAAEQPGAAAPLHRRQSSESSDQHSLLSVTSAEDYGDDIPLLKEA; encoded by the exons ATGTGCAATGGAATGGTAGCGTGTGAGACAAGAGCCTCGCTCGCTCACAGGGTGGCCGCTACATCcctgctgctcctcctcctcggCATGCTCCCCACAGGCCAAGCTTCAG GTTGTCCCAGACCCTCAGTTGTGCCTCATGGCCGTGGGAACCTGACAGAAACAAATCGCGGCTCCTTCTCTGTTGGCACGCTGCTACAATACAGCTGTGATCCAGGATACACGCTGGATGGCTACAGCATCATCACCTGCACCGTCTCAGGCCACTGGTCCTCGGATCCGCCTCGCTGTGTTAAAAATGACG TTTGTCAGCCACCAAGTGAGCCGGAGAACGGAGGATATAACTGCCACCCCTCGCCGTGCCACAGACTGACCCAGGGCACCGTGATCGAGTACTTCTGTGATGAGGGTTACATTTTGAAAGGAGGATACCAATTCCGAACCTGTGACAATGGAGAGTGGAAGTCGTCCATGCAGATCAGCTGTCACCCTGTTAAAG AAGAGGAGCAGCAGTCCCCGCTGCCAATGCCGGCTCTGTCTATTGTGGCCTCCACTGCCAGCTCTGTGGCCCTCATCCTGCTGCTGGTGgtgctgtttgttttgcttcAGCCCAAACTGAAGTCCTTCCACCACAGCCG CCGGGAGCAGGGTGTGTCAGGACAGCCTACCTCCATCATGGTGGAGGGCGTTCAGGTCTCGCTGCCCTCCTACGAAGAGGCAGTGTATGGCGCAGGCGGCAGTTCTGTGCCCCCTCCTGAGTCCCGGGTTCAGATCGTGCTTTCGGAGGGCCCTCAGGCCGAGGGTTTGAACGAACCTCTTGAACAGGCTCAGGCGAGCTACAGTTTTCCCTCCACCTCGACAGCTGCGTCCTCGTGTCACGCAGAGACTGTATTGGTTCACCAGGTgccctcttcctcctctccatcctcctcttcctctccctcctGGGCTGCTGAGCAGCCTGGTGCCGCTGCACCTCTCCACCGCAGGCAGAGCAGCGAGAGCAGCGATCAGCACAGCTTGCTTTCGGTCACCTCTGCCGAAGACTATGGCGATG ATATTCCATTGCTTAAGGAagcctga
- the acot20 gene encoding acyl-coenzyme A thioesterase 1: MFSVLKYVFTPFTRTTIAKMHYTSGVTIRLLPSYKCSFEDPVHVTVSGLKPQQRVDLRSKITDETGRAFQASAIYQADDSGQVDLNRDPSLGGSFTGVEPMGLFWALKADVLDCKFTHTDVTLPALVDIEVVSDHQVIAQVTNERHCLTDGVRRIPVKEGRIRGTLFMPPGKGPFPGIVDTNVFRGGPFELRAALLAKRNFAVLALAFQGYQDLPKTADRFHLEYFEEGVDFLRQQPEVKDQKIGLVSISKSGDLALSMATFLPGISATVWINGCNANTLVPVYYKDICIPPLMFDVTRSKMTPMGFVDIGDVMDDPMSEKGLPSVIPIERATGNFMFIMSEADRNWQSAYYAKLACDRLKSHGKNNYELVSYEKAGHFIEVPYMPFCLARFHGVANHVVYFGGEPKAHSEAQLDAWNRILNFFKKHLTATNHNCRSML, from the exons atgttttcggTGCTGAAGTACGTGTTTACCCCTTTCACAAGAACCACTATTGCAAAAATGCACTACACTTCGGGGGTTACCATTAGGCTTTTACCCAGTTATAAGTGCTCTTTTGAAGATCCCGTGCACGTGACCGTGAGTGGCTTAAAACCCCAACAACGCGTGGATCTGCGCTCTAAAATCACCGATGAGACGGGACGTGCTTTCCAAGCCTCGGCTATTTACCAAGCAGACGATAGTGGCCAAGTTGACCTCAACCGTGACCCCTCGCTTGGTGGCAGCTTTACTGGAGTCGAACCAATGGGCTTATTCTGGGCGCTGAAAGCAGACGTCCTGGACTGCAAGTTTACCCACACGGACGTGACGCTTCCTGCTCTCGTCGACATTGAGGTCGTCAGTGACCATCAGGTCATCGCCCAAGTGACAAACGAGAGACACTGCTTGACCGACGGTGTCCGGAGAATCCCTGTAAAAGAAGGCAGGATCAGAGGAACTCTTTTTATGCCACCTG GTAAAGGACCGTTTCCTGGGATTGTGGatacaaatgtatttagagGAGGTCCTTTTGAGTTAAGGGCAGCTCTGTTGGCAAAGAGAAACTTTGCTGTTTTAGCCTTGGCTTTCCAAGGTTACCAAGATTTACCCAAAACAGCAGACAGGTTTCACCTTGAGTACTTTGAAGAAGGTGTAGATTTTCTACGTCAACAACCAGAG gtcAAAGATCAAAAAATTGGCCTAGTGTCCATATCAAAGAGTGGAGATCTTGCTTTGTCCATGGCAACATTCCTGCCTGGTATATCGGCTACTGTTTGGATCAATGGATGCAATGCCAATACTTTGGTTCCTGTTTACTACAAGGACATCTGTATTCCACCCCTCATGTTCGATGTTACGAGATCAAAAATGACACCAATGGGCTTTGTGGATATCGGGGATGTTATGGATGACCCGATGTCAGAAAAGGGCCTTCCTAGTGTTATTCCCATTGAACGTGCCACTGGTAATTTCATGTTTATAATGTCAGAAGCTGACAGGAATTGGCAAAGTGCCTATTATGCAAAACTAGCATGTGACAGACTCAAATCACATGGGAAAAATAATTACGAATTGGTGAGCTATGAAAAAGCAGGTCACTTTATTGAGGTGCCCTATATGCCCTTTTGTCTTGCTAGATTTCATGGTGTCGCTAACCATGTGGTTTATTTTGGCGGGGAACCTAAGGCTCATTCAGAGGCTCAGCTGGATGCCTGGAACAggattttgaatttttttaagaaacatttaacaGCTACTAATCACAACTGCAGATCTATGCTGTAA
- the srsf5b gene encoding serine and arginine rich splicing factor 5b, translating to MSGCRIFIGRLNPSAREKDVERFFKGYGKIRDIDLKRGFGFVEFDDPRDAEDAVYELDGKELCNERVTIEHARVRLRGGRGRGGGGGGRFPGRYARGSQDSRRNPPPMRTENRLIVENLSSRVSWQDLKDFMRQAGEVTFADAHRPKLNEGVVEFASHSDLKNALEKLSGKEINGRKIKLVEASRKKSRTRSRSNSSSRSRSRGRSTSRSRSRSHSHSPKSHNRSRSRSRSASASPVRPKEAPRAESASPPAPAQRPPPSRSPSADSRH from the exons ATGAGCGGTTGCCGTATTTTCATCGGTCGATTGAACCCCTCTGCTCGAGAGAAGGACGTCGAGCGGTTCTTCAAGGGTTATGGAAAAATCAGGGACATTGACCTAAAAAGAGGCTTCGGATTTGTA GAATTTGATGATCCGAGAGATGCAGAAGATGCCGTTTATGAGCTTGATGGGAAAGAGCTCTGCAATGAGAG GGTGACCATTGAACATGCCCGTGTCCGTCTGCGTGGGGGCCGAGGCCGTGGTGGTGGCGGCGGAGGACGTTTTCCTGGTCGGTATGCTCGTGGCTCTCAGGACAGCCGAAG GAATCCTCCACCAATGCGCACGGAGAATCGCCTCATTGTGGAGAATTTGTCGTCGAGAGTCAGCTGGCAG GATTTAAAGGATTTCATGAGACAAGCTGGAGAGGTTACTTTTGCAGATGCCCATCGGCCAAAGCTTAATGAGGG TGTGGTTGAGTTTGCTTCTCATAGTGATCTAAAAAATGCCCTGGAGAAGCTGTCTGGGAAGGAGATCAATGGTAGGAAAATCAAACTTGTTGAGGCGTCCAGGAAAAA ATCCAGAACTCGGTCTCGTTCAAACAGCTCATCCCGTTCTCGTTCCCGAGGGCGCTCGACGTCCCGTTCTCGTAGCCGCTCCCATTCCCACAGCCCCAAATCACATAACCGTTCCAGAAGCCGGTCGCGTTCGGCCAGCGCTTCTCCCGTGCGGCCCAAAGAAGCTCCACGTGCTGAATCAGCATCGCCGCCGGCCCCGGCTCAGCGCCCCCCACCGTCCCGCTCCCCGTCCGCTGACAGCCGTCACTAG
- the gpr176 gene encoding G-protein coupled receptor 176, with the protein MMMEADNAASWFPLSENGTTSFNATNLGFLNASSPVGLWGDAQDKEVARLEEILKAQERAYKDFTTTIQVFILIGSLLSNTAVLWCTCYTNVFKSVTNLFIKNLACSGICAGLVCVPFDIALSASPLCCLWVHTLLLCKAIKFLHRLFCSATVLSFAVIALDRYYSALYPLERKISDAKSRDLVIYIWVHAVVASAPVFAVSNVTDVYATSSCSDGQSLGHLVYMITYSVTTLILPLAVVFLAMALIRRALSTSQKKKVIIAALRTPQNSISIPYVSQREAELHATLLSIVLVFAVCSTPYAALVIYRSVLGVAKASSWLQLTAVWLPKVSLLTNPLFLLTVNRSVRRCLLDMLARLHRRYSRRNMVSVGGLAEVGPLGGETVVRSGSQLLEMFNIGQQQIFRPNEDEEDENEISSVASANFQPKDEGQGGNGGAARELRQPPSGDPVKEDGLVLPKHSPIQSCAYSSSQVAPATPTDPEDATQFGFGPFELPPQWLPETRNSKKRLLPPLGNTPEELIQTKQPRVRPERRISRNNKVSTFPNVDP; encoded by the exons ATGATGATGGAGGCTGATAACGCGGCGAGCTGGTTTCCTCTGTCGGAAAACGGAACCACAAGTTTCAACGCGACGAACTTGGGTTTCCTGAACGCGTCGTCTCCGGTGGGTCTGTGGGGTGACGCTCAGGATAAAGAGGTGGCAAGACTGGAGGAGATCCTCAAGGCTCAGGAAAGAGCCTACAAGGATTTCACTACCACTATTCAAGTTTTCATCCTCATCGGCTCCCTTTTGA GCAATACTGCAGTGCTGTGGTGCACTTGCTACACCAATGTCTTCAAGTCTGTCACCAATCTTTTCATCAAGAACCTGGCATGTTCTGGCATTTGTGCTGGGTTGGTGTGTGTGCCCTTTGACATAGCCTTGAGTGCCAGTCCCCTCTGCTGCCTGTGGGTCCATACGCTTCTGCTGTGCAAAGCCATTAAGTTCCTACACAGGCTTTTCTGCTCTGCCACTGTGCTCAGCTTTGCTGTCATCGCCCTGGATAG GTACTACTCAGCATTGTATCCACTAGAAAGAAAGATATCAGATGCCAAATCCAGAGACCTGGTCATCTACATCTGGGTGCATGCGGTGGTAGCCAGCGCCCCTGTGTTCGCTGTAAGCAATGTGACGGATGTCTACGCCACTTCTTCCTGTTCTGATGGCCAATCGCTTGGACATCTGGTTTACATGATCACGTACAGCGTCACCACACTCATTTTACCACTAGCAGTGGTATTTCTAGCCATGGCACTAATTCGCCGCGCGTTAAGCACCagccaaaagaaaaaagtaatcatCGCGGCGCTGCGCACCCCACAGAACAGCATTTCCATCCCGTATGTGTCTCAGCGGGAGGCTGAACTACACGCCACTCTGTTGTCCATTGTTCTAGTCTTCGCGGTGTGCAGCACTCCTTATGCCGCTCTGGTCATATACCGTTCAGTGCTGGGGGTCGCAAAAGCCTCGTCTTGGTTACAGCTGACGGCCGTGTGGCTTCCGAAGGTCTCACTCCTCACCAACCCACTGTTTCTTCTCACAGTAAACCGTTCTGTGCGTCGCTGCCTTCTTGATATGCTAGCACGCCTGCATCGACGCTATAGTCGAAGGAACATGGTCAGTGTTGGGGGTCTGGCTGAAGTAGGGCCACTAGGGGGCGAGACTGTGGTTCGCTCTGGTAGTCAACTCCTGGAGATGTTCAATATTGGCCAACAGCAGATCTTCAGACCAAACGAGGACGAAGAAGATGAGAATGAAATTTCCTCTGTGGCCTCCGCTAACTTTCAACCCAAAGATGAAGGACAGGGTGGAAATGGAGGGGCGGCAAGAGAGCTGCGTCAGCCGCCATCAGGGGATCCGGTTAAAGAAGATGGCTTAGTGTTACCAAAACATTCCCCTATTCAGTCATGTGCCTACTCCTCTTCACAGGTCGCCCCTGCGACTCCAACGGACCCTGAGGATGCTACACAGTTTGGTTTTGGGCCATTTGAGCTGCCGCCACAATGGCTGCCTGAAAccagaaacagtaaaaaaagGCTTCTTCCTCCGTTGGGAAACACACCAGAGGAGCTGATCCAGACCAAGCAGCCCAGAGTTCGTCCCGAGAGACGCATCAGTAGAAACAATAAAGTTAGTACTTTCCCCAATGTGGATCCATGA